The genomic stretch GACGGCTGAAGAGGATAAAATTAAATTCTCCGGCGTAAAGGCTCGCAAAAGCAAGAAGGCTGTGACTTCTGAAAAATAATTCTCCATGAAATTTATCACTTCAATTATTAGCACTTAAATTTTGGTACTGGATAAGAGTTATGGTAAAATAAAAATATGCTATTCTAGGCTAGCCTAATTTCAGGGTTAGCCTAGAACTTTCTGCTGATGAACTATCGAATACTTAGTTAAAATTGGTACTTGGACTTAAAACTCGATGACCAAACGTATTGACCTATGAAGGCAAGGCTGAGGTGATCGGTGGCTAGAGAAAGGCGGACGCTCATTTGGCGAAGATAAAGACGCGGTTTTTTTGTCAAGCCTGCGGGCAAGAAAGCGCTCGTTGGTTAGGTAAATGTCCAGGCTGTGGGGAATGGAATACCTTAGTGGAGGAGATTTTGGAGCGTTCCCCCTCTAAACGCACTTCCACAGGGGTTAGGGCGACGCCGTTGACCGAGATTAAGCTTCAGGAAGAAGAAAGAGTAAGCTCCGGTTGCCAAGAGCTGAACAGAGTCTTAGGAGGAGGCATTGTGCCGGGTTCCTTCGTTCTTTTAGGTGGGGAACCGGGGATTGGTAAATCTACCCTACTTCTGCAAACAGCCGGGTTGTTGGCAAAAAAGATGGATGTCCTCTATATTTCCGGAGAAGAATCGGAAAAGCAGATCAAACTGCGAGCAGAACGTTTAGGAATTACTGAATCCCACTTGCATATTCTGACGGAGACCCGACTCGATGTAATTAGGGATGTAGCTATAGCTATGAAGCCGGGGCTCTTGATTGTGGATTCTATTCAGACCATGGTCTTGGAAGAACTGCAGGCAGCAGCAGGGAGTGTGAGTCAGGTCCGTGAGGGTGCTGCCTTCCTCATGCGCTTAGCCAAAGAGGAGGAAATCCCCATCTTTTTGGTGGGTCATGTAACAAAAGAAGGAGCCATTGCCGGACCTCGGGTCTTGGAGCATATTGTAGATACGGTTCTCTATTTTGAAGGGGATCGCCATCATGTGTACCGTTTGTTGAGGGCTGTGAAAAATCGCTTTGGTTCTACCAATGAGATTGGGGTATTTGAGATGCATGAAGATGGCTTGATTGAAGTTCCCAATCCCTCTCGGGTTTTTTTAGGAGAGAACTCTTCCACTGCACCGGGATCCTCCGTGGCGGTGGTCATGGAAGGCTCTCGACCACTGTTAGTAGAAATTCAAGCCTTGGTCACCCCAACGACCTACGGACCACCTCGTCGCACGGCCACGGGAATTGATTACAACCGGGTCTTGATGCTTTTGGCGGTGCTTGATAAAAAAGTGGGTTTCCATCTGGGAGCTCAGGATGTGTTCATCAATATTGCCGGTGGGATACGCATCGATGAGCCAGGAGTTGATTTAGCCTGCATTGCAGCGATTGCCTCCAGTATGCGAGATCGGCCTCTGAAGCGCTATGCCTTCATTGGTGAAGTAGGACTTACGGGTGAAGTGAGAGGAATTGCTCAGATTGAGAATCGGGTGAAAGAGGCGATGAAATTAGGCTTTGAAGGCTGCATCCTCCCGCAAGTCAATATTTCCGCTGTAAAAGGCACCCAAAGTTTTACGATTATTCCCGTAAAAACTGTCGAAGAAGCAGTTCAGGAAATGTTTGAGCCTTAGAAAAAACAAATACCGTACCTTTAAAAAGATACGGTAAAAATTCATATTCGTTCTTGATTGTCGGGTGTGGAAAGGTACGTCAGAATTGAGTGGGCTTAGGTGAGGTTAAAGATGGTCAGGGTGGAGAGCTTCTTTTCTTGCTTCGCAAGGACCTCGCTTAGGGATATATCCAAGGTGTTGGCTAAAGCAGCTATATAAAAGAATTGTTCCCCTAGTTCTGCCTCGATGATGTCTTGGCAGTTTTCGCAAAGCTTCCCATCAATTTGGCTGTCGAGCAAATCCTTCAAGTCACTCATATTCGCCTCTTCCGGGATCGGCTTTTTATGGGCGTCAATACCTAAGCAGCCGCAATCGGTCACTGCCTTTACCACAGCTCGATTGACTCGAGAGGAGGTTTCCTGCCCTTTGGTAATGATATCTAAGATGCTTTGGTGACGAATCAGGAGGGTTTGCACGAGAGTTTGATAGCGATCTGTGAGATTATCCATAAGTAGTTTCCTCACTCCTTTCTGACCCCTTAATTATAACGAGCGGTTGGTAGAGTTGTCAATTTTCTACATACTTGCCAGGGAAAACAAAAAATTGACAGGGATGCTTGTCTATGATATAATTAAAAAATTTTTGACCCCTTATTCAATTGTTGCTATAATGAGTATAAGGGGGGATCTCAATGTTTTGTATCGGAGATAGAGTAGTTTACCCTATGCACGGAGCAGGTGTGATCGAAGCCATCGAAGAGAGAGAGGTACTTGGAGAGTCCCATCACTATTATGTCATGAATATTCCGATCGGGAATATGAAGGTTTTTATTCCTTTAAGTAATGTGAACCAGCTAGGTATTCGGGAAGTGATTTCATCTGATGAGGTACCTCAGGTGCTTAAGATTCTTGAGAATGAAAGCACCCTTCCTGTTTTAGCCTGGAATAGACGCTATCGAGCCAATATGGATCGAATCAAGAGCGGCGATATTTATTCAATAGCGGAGGTGGTGCGCAGTCTTTCTCAGAGGGATCATGAAAAAGGTCTCTCGACTGGAGAGAAAAAAATGTATGACAATGCCTGTCAAATCATGGTCAGTGAATTGGTTTTGGCCGAGGGTGTAAAAGCTGACGAGATGACGCAGCGAATAAAGGGACTTCTTGCCTAAATTTTAGAATTGAAAATATATGGTAATTGCGAGTATAATGGAAAAAGAATTCAGCCAAAATAATAATAAAGGAGGTGAAATGATGATTCGCAAAATTGTACGCGGTATCATCACGGTTTTAGCTGGAGCGTTAGGTTTTTATCTTAATGCTATTCTATTGAGGCTTAATGTATTGCAATCATTGGGATGGCCGATTTCTCCCATCTGGTCCTTTGTGGCGATGGCGGTAATTTTCGCTGGTGTTGGGTTCCTGATTGCTCCATCAAGTATGCGAGGTTTCTTAAAGATGATGACATGGTTTGACGCTCGCATGAACAAAGTTCCCACCCATGAGTTAATTGGTGGTGCTCTTGGTATTATCATCGGACTTATAATTGCTAGTTTATTAAGCAATGCCTTAAATGGCATCCCTATTATTGGTAGTGTGATATCCATAATTCTAAGTGCTTCATTAGGTTACTTAGGCTTGATTATTGGAGTTAAACGCAAAGAAGAAATATTTGGCTTTTTCAATTTTCTTCCGAGATTTAAGGGGGACAAAGGGGATAAGGGTAAAGGTAAAGATGGGCATCTAAGGCAAGGCTCAGATGCTTCTGCCCTCAATTATAAAATCTTGGACACGAGTGTGATTATCGATGGGCGCATCGCGGACATCGTCCAGACCGGCTTTCTTGAGGGTACGCTTCTCATCCCAGGCTTTGTTCTTGAAGAACTGCAGCATATCGCAGACTCATCAGATCTCTTAAAGCGCAATCGTGGTCGCCGAGGGCTGGATATCCTGAACCAGATTTCCAAAGAAAGGTTAGCCAACAATGTGGAAATCATGGAAGTGGATTTTGAGGATATCGCGGAAGTGGATAGTAAATTGGTTCGCTTAGGGCAAAATCTTGGCGCGCCGATTCTCACCAATGACTATAACCTCAATAAGGTGGCGGAGTTACAAGGGGTAAAGGTCCTCAATATCAATGAACTGGCCAATGCGGTCAAGCCCATCGTACTTCCTGGAGAAGAGATGGAAGTTCAAGTGATGAAGGAGGGCAAGGAACCCGGCCAAGGGGTAGCCTACTTGGATGATGGCACCATGATCGTGGTTGATACCGGTCGCAGATATATGGGACAAACTATAACTGTGTTAGTCACCAGTGTTTTGCAGACTGCTGCAGGACGCATGATTTTCGCTAAACCGAAAGCCCTCCATGAAAAAAAGTCGATTGGCCTGTCAGCGACGAATGAGGTGGATGCCCTTGGTTAAGCTGGGTGTTGTAATCCCTGCTGCAGGTCAAGGAAAGCGCATGGGAGCATCAATCCATAAGCAATTCATTCCTTTACGGGGACGACCGCTTCTCGCACATACCCTAGCTCTCTTTGAACAATCTGAGCTAATCAGTGAAATAGTTATTGTCGCCTCCCGAGAGGATCTGCAAACTATCGGTGAGTTAGTTGAAGCCGAGGGATTGCAAAAGGTTTCTTCCATCGTTATCGGTGGCAAAGAACGTCAAGAATCAGTATCTGCGGGGCTAAAGGCTCTCAGCCCGTTAATCCAAAGGGTGGCGGTCCATGATGGGGCTCGCCCCCTTTTGACATGTCAAGAATTAAACCGTTTTTTGACAGAGGCGGAAAAATTTAGGGCGGCAATTATGGCGATTCCGGTCAAGGATACGATCAAGAAGGTGGATTCTCAGGGCAAAGTCCTCGAGACCCCTCCTCGTGACACCCTCAGGGCCGTCCAGACCCCGCAAGTCTTTGATCGGGTTCTTCTTGAAGAAGCCCATCAAAGGGCTGTCGAGTCAGGATATATGGCAACGGATGATGCAGCCTTAGTAGAATGGCTGGGTCACCCCGTTCAAACTCTTATGGGATCATTAGAGAATATTAAGGTCACGACCCCAGAGGATTTGGACTTAGCCGAAAGCATCCTAGCCAAGCGCTGAAAAGTGAATAACATGAATACGTGAATAACGGGGACAGGTCCCTTGATTCGCTTGCATTCACCTTGAATCATTTTAGTGATGCTTCAGTTAGAGTAAAAGAAACATACTAAAAACACTTGGTTCGAGAATCGCAGCAAATAAGCGAATAAGGCCAAAATATTAAATGTACTAAATCATATTAAATAAGGTTAAGGAGTCTGATTGATGCTTAGAGTAGGGATTGGTTACGATGTTCATGCTCTGATGGAAGGCCGTCCGCTGATATTGGGTGGAATCGAGATTCCTCATGAAAAGGGGTTGCAGGGTCATTCTGATGCCGATGTTCTCACACATGCTATCATGGATGCGCTTCTCGGAGCCTTGGCCTTGGGTGACTTGGGAAAACATTTCCCAGATACTGATGAGCAATATCGGGGGATCTCCAGTATAAAGCTACTCGAACTAGTCATGGGACTAATGGCGGAAAGTGGCTATAAAATCGGTAATATAGATTGCATCATCGCGGCCCAACGCCCAAAACTCGCTCCCCATATACCACAAATGCGCGAGAATTTAGCTCGCGCTCTTAAGATGGATCTGGGGAGTGTCTCAGTAAAAGCCACCACCACAGAACACCTAGGCTTCGAAGGTAGAGAAGAAGGAATGAGTTCTCAGGCTGTGGTGCTTCTAGTTAAGAATGTCTAAGGAGGAAGGATATCTATGCTTAAAGTTCGTTTTGCCCCCAGCCCAACGGGGCCCTTACATATCGGCGGTGCACGTTCCGCTCTTTTTAACTATTTGTTGTCCCGTAAGGAAAATGGGGTATTTATCGTGCGCAGTGAAGATACAGACTTAGAGCGATCCAGTCGGGAATCGGAACATAATATCCTCGAAGCCTTACGCTGGTTGAATATCCAGTGGGATGAAGGAATCGAAGTGGGTGGCGACAACGGACCGTATCGACAAACCGAGCGCCTAGCCCTTTATCACGAATACACGGACAAGCTCATGGCCAGTGGCGATGCTTATCATTGCTATTGTTCGGAAGAAGAGCTGGAGCAAGAGCGTCAGGAATTAATCGCCAAAGGGGATACCCCTCGTTATCTAGGTAAATGCCGACATCTTACAGACGAAGATCGTCAGAAATACGAAGCGGCTGGCCGTAAGCCGGTGGTTCGTTTCCGGGTGCCTGAAGGGCAGCAGATTGTGATCCGCGATCGGGTCCGGGGCGAGGTCATTTTTGAAAGTGACGGAATCGGGGATTATGTCATTGTAAAATCCGACGGTATTCCTACCTATAATTTTGCGGTGGTCATTGACGATATGACCATGAA from Desulfitobacterium dichloroeliminans LMG P-21439 encodes the following:
- the ispF gene encoding 2-C-methyl-D-erythritol 2,4-cyclodiphosphate synthase encodes the protein MLRVGIGYDVHALMEGRPLILGGIEIPHEKGLQGHSDADVLTHAIMDALLGALALGDLGKHFPDTDEQYRGISSIKLLELVMGLMAESGYKIGNIDCIIAAQRPKLAPHIPQMRENLARALKMDLGSVSVKATTTEHLGFEGREEGMSSQAVVLLVKNV
- a CDS encoding PIN/TRAM domain-containing protein, encoding MIRKIVRGIITVLAGALGFYLNAILLRLNVLQSLGWPISPIWSFVAMAVIFAGVGFLIAPSSMRGFLKMMTWFDARMNKVPTHELIGGALGIIIGLIIASLLSNALNGIPIIGSVISIILSASLGYLGLIIGVKRKEEIFGFFNFLPRFKGDKGDKGKGKDGHLRQGSDASALNYKILDTSVIIDGRIADIVQTGFLEGTLLIPGFVLEELQHIADSSDLLKRNRGRRGLDILNQISKERLANNVEIMEVDFEDIAEVDSKLVRLGQNLGAPILTNDYNLNKVAELQGVKVLNINELANAVKPIVLPGEEMEVQVMKEGKEPGQGVAYLDDGTMIVVDTGRRYMGQTITVLVTSVLQTAAGRMIFAKPKALHEKKSIGLSATNEVDALG
- the ispD gene encoding 2-C-methyl-D-erythritol 4-phosphate cytidylyltransferase, encoding MVKLGVVIPAAGQGKRMGASIHKQFIPLRGRPLLAHTLALFEQSELISEIVIVASREDLQTIGELVEAEGLQKVSSIVIGGKERQESVSAGLKALSPLIQRVAVHDGARPLLTCQELNRFLTEAEKFRAAIMAIPVKDTIKKVDSQGKVLETPPRDTLRAVQTPQVFDRVLLEEAHQRAVESGYMATDDAALVEWLGHPVQTLMGSLENIKVTTPEDLDLAESILAKR
- the radA gene encoding DNA repair protein RadA, whose product is MAKIKTRFFCQACGQESARWLGKCPGCGEWNTLVEEILERSPSKRTSTGVRATPLTEIKLQEEERVSSGCQELNRVLGGGIVPGSFVLLGGEPGIGKSTLLLQTAGLLAKKMDVLYISGEESEKQIKLRAERLGITESHLHILTETRLDVIRDVAIAMKPGLLIVDSIQTMVLEELQAAAGSVSQVREGAAFLMRLAKEEEIPIFLVGHVTKEGAIAGPRVLEHIVDTVLYFEGDRHHVYRLLRAVKNRFGSTNEIGVFEMHEDGLIEVPNPSRVFLGENSSTAPGSSVAVVMEGSRPLLVEIQALVTPTTYGPPRRTATGIDYNRVLMLLAVLDKKVGFHLGAQDVFINIAGGIRIDEPGVDLACIAAIASSMRDRPLKRYAFIGEVGLTGEVRGIAQIENRVKEAMKLGFEGCILPQVNISAVKGTQSFTIIPVKTVEEAVQEMFEP
- a CDS encoding CarD family transcriptional regulator, which translates into the protein MFCIGDRVVYPMHGAGVIEAIEEREVLGESHHYYVMNIPIGNMKVFIPLSNVNQLGIREVISSDEVPQVLKILENESTLPVLAWNRRYRANMDRIKSGDIYSIAEVVRSLSQRDHEKGLSTGEKKMYDNACQIMVSELVLAEGVKADEMTQRIKGLLA